The following proteins are co-located in the Oceanimonas sp. GK1 genome:
- a CDS encoding 5-oxoprolinase subunit PxpA yields MATLLLNADMGESFGPWSMGQDEAVMPYVDLANVACGFHAADPDTMRRTVHLAKAHGVKVGAHPAYPDLVGFGRRSLACSPAEVENLVLYQLGALDAICRAEGTRVHYVKPHGALYNDMMKNEAILAAVMRAVAAFDPGLPLMLMATANSRPATTLAGQHGITLWFEAFADRAYDEAGFLVPRSQAGAVHHEPAVIVEQARRIATGEPLTAIDGTPLRLAAHTLCVHGDNPESIAAVAAIRRLLDDLP; encoded by the coding sequence ATGGCCACACTGCTGCTCAACGCCGACATGGGAGAAAGCTTCGGACCCTGGTCCATGGGCCAGGACGAGGCGGTGATGCCCTATGTGGATCTGGCCAACGTGGCCTGCGGCTTTCACGCCGCCGATCCCGACACCATGCGCCGCACCGTGCATCTGGCCAAGGCCCATGGCGTGAAAGTGGGGGCTCACCCCGCCTACCCGGATCTGGTGGGCTTTGGCCGTCGTTCCCTGGCCTGCTCGCCGGCGGAAGTGGAAAACCTGGTGCTCTACCAGCTGGGGGCGCTCGATGCCATCTGCCGGGCCGAGGGTACCCGCGTGCACTACGTCAAACCCCACGGTGCGCTCTATAACGACATGATGAAAAACGAGGCCATTCTGGCGGCGGTGATGCGCGCCGTGGCCGCCTTTGACCCCGGGCTGCCGCTGATGCTGATGGCCACCGCCAACTCACGCCCGGCGACAACACTGGCCGGGCAGCACGGCATTACCCTGTGGTTCGAGGCCTTTGCCGACCGCGCCTATGACGAGGCCGGTTTTCTGGTGCCCCGCAGCCAGGCCGGCGCCGTGCACCACGAGCCGGCGGTGATCGTCGAGCAGGCCCGCCGTATCGCCACCGGCGAGCCGCTCACCGCCATCGACGGCACCCCGCTCAGGCTTGCCGCCCACACCCTCTGTGTGCACGGCGACAATCCCGAGTCGATCGCGGCGGTGGCCGCCATTCGCCGCCTGCTGGACGACCTGCCATGA
- the pxpB gene encoding 5-oxoprolinase subunit PxpB, which translates to MNPRLENAGLDAWLVRLFDDIDEANMNWIAALVKECERTFGKHLVDLVPSYTTLLVQFDPLRLDHGEARRLLQTLLATLTPLEDDPQATVKALPVWYHPSVGPDLARVERHTGLSTRRVIELHSGHTYRVFALGFAPGFAFMGTLPAELDIPRHASPRSRVPAGSVAIAGRQTAAYPRATPGGWNLLGRTPARLFDPASRSLSLLQVGDRVRFEPVSRAEFERLGGDTTPMEAP; encoded by the coding sequence ATGAATCCCCGGCTGGAAAACGCCGGACTGGATGCCTGGCTGGTGCGGCTGTTCGACGACATCGACGAAGCCAATATGAACTGGATAGCGGCGTTGGTTAAAGAATGTGAGCGCACCTTTGGCAAGCATCTGGTGGATCTGGTGCCGTCCTACACCACCCTGCTGGTGCAGTTCGATCCGCTGCGGCTTGATCACGGCGAAGCCCGCCGCCTGCTGCAAACCCTGCTGGCCACCCTCACCCCACTGGAAGACGACCCTCAGGCCACGGTCAAAGCTCTGCCGGTATGGTATCACCCCAGTGTGGGACCGGATCTGGCCCGAGTGGAGCGGCACACCGGCCTGAGTACCAGGCGGGTGATTGAACTGCACAGCGGCCACACCTACCGGGTGTTTGCCTTAGGCTTTGCTCCCGGCTTTGCCTTTATGGGCACCCTGCCTGCCGAGCTGGACATACCCCGTCACGCCAGCCCGCGTTCAAGGGTGCCCGCCGGCAGCGTGGCCATTGCCGGCCGCCAGACCGCCGCCTACCCCCGCGCCACGCCGGGCGGCTGGAACCTGCTGGGGCGCACCCCGGCCCGGCTGTTTGACCCCGCCAGCCGCAGCCTGAGCCTGCTGCAGGTAGGCGACCGGGTCCGCTTTGAGCCGGTGAGCCGCGCCGAGTTTGAACGGCTGGGGGGCGATACTACTCCCATGGAGGCACCGTGA
- a CDS encoding biotin-dependent carboxyltransferase family protein, protein MSLHIEKPGPLSTLQDAGRVGVRHLGVAQGGPADVHAWAWANWLAGNGWGSTALEITLGGLTLTARQCCRLALTGADMQARVNGEPLANWHAFTLNAGDTLALGMARHGVRSYLAVAGGFTADPVLGSTACVVRDGLGGHRGDGSPLAAGDELMFDANAQENTLTRGLPAQEKPDYQDEPVLALIPGAQFRHFEDHSLIDAFNRPWTVDPRSDRMGIRLQGSLLQCNMGSLVSEGLTLGAVQVPPNGQPIVLLNDRQTIGGYPRLGTLTPLACARLAQCRPGQSLRLTTSTATEAQRQYRDFRAQF, encoded by the coding sequence GTGAGCCTGCACATTGAAAAGCCCGGCCCACTCAGCACCCTGCAGGACGCCGGCCGCGTTGGTGTGCGGCATCTGGGCGTGGCTCAAGGGGGACCGGCAGATGTACATGCCTGGGCCTGGGCCAACTGGCTGGCGGGTAACGGCTGGGGCAGCACGGCACTGGAAATCACCTTGGGAGGGCTGACCCTCACCGCCCGGCAATGCTGCCGGCTGGCGCTGACCGGCGCCGATATGCAGGCTCGAGTAAACGGTGAGCCTCTGGCCAACTGGCACGCCTTTACCCTGAACGCCGGCGACACCCTTGCCCTTGGCATGGCCCGGCATGGTGTGCGCAGCTATCTGGCGGTGGCCGGTGGCTTTACGGCAGACCCCGTGCTGGGCAGCACCGCCTGCGTAGTGCGCGACGGCCTGGGCGGCCACCGCGGTGACGGCAGCCCGCTGGCCGCCGGTGACGAACTGATGTTTGATGCCAACGCGCAGGAAAATACGTTAACTCGTGGCCTTCCCGCTCAAGAAAAGCCTGATTACCAGGACGAGCCGGTGTTGGCGCTGATCCCCGGTGCCCAGTTTCGCCATTTTGAAGATCACAGCCTGATCGACGCCTTTAACCGGCCCTGGACCGTGGATCCTCGCTCGGATCGCATGGGGATCCGACTGCAAGGATCTTTATTGCAGTGCAACATGGGATCGCTGGTTTCGGAAGGGCTGACCCTGGGCGCGGTACAGGTGCCACCAAACGGCCAGCCCATCGTCCTGCTGAACGACCGTCAAACAATTGGCGGTTACCCTCGTCTGGGTACCCTCACGCCCCTGGCCTGCGCCCGCCTGGCCCAGTGCCGGCCGGGCCAGTCGCTGAGGCTGACCACCAGCACCGCCACCGAGGCCCAGCGACAATACCGGGATTTTCGGGCGCAGTTTTAG
- a CDS encoding NAD(P)-binding domain-containing protein: MSKQKIAILGAGPSGLAQLRAFEAARKAGVQDLPDIVCFEKQSDIGGMWNYTWRTGLDKNGEPVHGSMYRYLWSNGPKECLEFADYSFDEHFGRAIPSYPPRAVLKDYIMGRIDKQAISKYIRFECPVRWVSHDDVTGKFTVTVMNHQTGQQESDEFDYVVVATGHFSTPNMPYFEGVEQFPGRVLHAHDFRDALEFKDKHVLLVGASYSAEDIGSQCYKYGAKSVTISYRSNPLGFDWPEGMEERPLLAHFDGNTGYFADGSSKEFDAIIMCTGYLFHFPFLPDALRLKTHNCLYPDNLYKGIFFQNNPKMIYLGMQDQYFTFNMFDAQAWYARDVILGRIALPPAEERRNDMQHWLERHEQLGGCCDSIDFQASYIRDLLGPTDYPEFKVEQQAALLKEWQQHKQEGIMNFREKCYRSTVTGTMATRLPASWLEIKDDSLESFMSLDFAENKSFDKVD; encoded by the coding sequence GTGAGCAAGCAAAAAATCGCGATTTTGGGCGCCGGTCCCAGTGGTCTGGCACAGTTGAGAGCGTTTGAGGCAGCTCGCAAGGCAGGGGTTCAGGATCTGCCGGACATCGTTTGTTTTGAAAAGCAAAGCGACATTGGTGGCATGTGGAACTACACATGGCGCACGGGTTTAGATAAAAATGGCGAGCCAGTTCATGGCAGCATGTATCGGTATTTGTGGTCCAACGGCCCGAAGGAGTGTCTGGAATTTGCCGACTACTCCTTCGACGAGCACTTTGGCCGGGCCATTCCTTCCTATCCGCCGCGTGCCGTGCTGAAAGACTACATCATGGGTCGAATCGACAAGCAGGCCATTTCTAAATACATCCGTTTCGAATGCCCGGTTCGCTGGGTCAGCCATGACGATGTCACCGGCAAGTTCACCGTGACGGTGATGAACCACCAGACCGGTCAGCAGGAAAGTGACGAATTCGACTACGTGGTGGTGGCTACCGGTCACTTCTCCACCCCGAACATGCCTTACTTTGAAGGGGTGGAGCAGTTCCCCGGCCGGGTACTGCATGCCCATGACTTCCGCGATGCCTTGGAATTCAAGGACAAGCACGTGCTGCTGGTGGGTGCCAGTTACTCGGCGGAAGACATCGGCTCCCAGTGCTACAAGTACGGTGCCAAATCCGTCACCATCAGCTATCGCAGCAACCCGCTGGGCTTTGACTGGCCCGAGGGCATGGAAGAGCGTCCGCTGCTGGCCCACTTTGATGGCAACACCGGCTATTTTGCCGACGGCTCCAGCAAGGAGTTCGATGCCATCATTATGTGCACCGGCTACCTGTTCCACTTTCCGTTCCTGCCGGACGCGCTGCGGCTCAAGACCCACAACTGCCTGTATCCGGACAACCTGTACAAGGGCATTTTCTTCCAGAACAACCCCAAGATGATCTATCTGGGCATGCAGGATCAGTATTTCACTTTCAACATGTTCGACGCCCAGGCCTGGTATGCCCGGGACGTGATCCTGGGCCGCATTGCGCTGCCACCAGCCGAGGAGCGGCGCAACGACATGCAGCACTGGCTGGAACGCCATGAGCAACTGGGTGGCTGTTGCGACTCCATCGACTTTCAGGCCAGCTACATTCGTGATTTGCTCGGCCCCACCGACTATCCCGAGTTCAAGGTGGAGCAGCAGGCGGCGTTGCTGAAGGAATGGCAGCAGCACAAGCAGGAAGGCATCATGAACTTTCGCGAGAAGTGCTACCGTTCTACCGTTACCGGCACCATGGCCACCCGCCTGCCGGCCAGCTGGCTGGAGATCAAGGACGACTCCCTGGAAAGCTTTATGTCCCTCGACTTTGCCGAGAACAAGAGCTTTGACAAGGTTGACTGA
- the thiE gene encoding thiamine phosphate synthase, whose product MNPYRLYLVTDDRQPIDTLQTVVREAVAGGVTLVQVREKHGDVRAFIERAEAVKAVLQGTGVPLIINDRVDVALAVDADGVHLGQSDMPATHARRLLGPDRLLGLSVETEQQLFESESLPVDYLGLSAIFATPTKTDLKRHWGIDGLQRALSHSSRPIVAIGGIHADNLQQVVQTGVHGVALVSAICAASCPRTAAKKLRQMMA is encoded by the coding sequence ATGAACCCTTATCGTTTGTATCTGGTGACCGACGACCGTCAGCCCATCGACACCCTGCAAACCGTGGTCCGGGAGGCGGTGGCCGGTGGCGTGACCCTGGTGCAGGTGCGGGAAAAGCACGGGGACGTGCGCGCCTTTATCGAGCGGGCCGAGGCGGTGAAGGCGGTGCTGCAGGGCACCGGCGTGCCGCTGATCATCAACGACCGGGTCGACGTGGCGCTGGCGGTGGATGCCGACGGCGTGCACCTGGGCCAGTCCGACATGCCCGCCACTCATGCCCGGCGCTTGCTGGGCCCGGATCGGCTGCTGGGGCTGTCGGTGGAAACGGAACAGCAACTATTCGAGTCCGAATCATTGCCGGTGGACTACCTGGGCCTGAGTGCCATCTTTGCCACGCCCACCAAAACCGATTTAAAAAGGCACTGGGGCATCGACGGCCTGCAGCGGGCCCTGTCGCACAGTTCACGCCCTATTGTCGCCATTGGCGGCATTCATGCAGATAACCTGCAGCAAGTGGTACAAACCGGTGTGCACGGCGTGGCCCTGGTATCGGCCATTTGCGCCGCGTCCTGTCCGCGAACGGCGGCCAAAAAGCTGCGCCAAATGATGGCATGA
- the thiM gene encoding hydroxyethylthiazole kinase, translated as MNNKQIITALAAVRAQKPLVLNITNYVVMNNSANGLLALGASPIMAHSRDELAELVPLVGAVVVNIGTLDRSWIARMEMAVELANRHGKPVVLDPVGCGASSLRTQTSRRLAEMAEQLIIRANASEIIALAGAAANSKGVDAMDGSEAALAAGQQLVRDYHASVVISGETDIILGENREIRLNNGHAMMPFVTGMGCTLSALTGAFAAVGETSGVAAAAVVGVAGEVAAELSPGPGSLQLNLLDALYRLDTEALNHRLKVKVTAP; from the coding sequence ATGAACAACAAACAAATCATCACCGCCCTTGCGGCGGTGCGGGCGCAAAAGCCGCTGGTGCTGAATATCACCAACTACGTGGTGATGAACAACAGCGCCAACGGCCTGCTGGCGCTGGGGGCCTCGCCGATCATGGCCCATTCCCGGGATGAGCTGGCCGAGCTGGTGCCGCTGGTGGGGGCGGTGGTGGTCAATATCGGCACCCTCGACCGCAGCTGGATTGCGCGCATGGAAATGGCGGTGGAGCTGGCCAACCGGCATGGCAAGCCGGTGGTGCTGGATCCGGTGGGCTGTGGGGCCAGCAGTTTGCGTACCCAGACTTCGCGGCGGCTGGCAGAGATGGCCGAGCAGCTGATTATTCGCGCCAATGCCTCGGAAATCATTGCCCTGGCCGGTGCGGCTGCCAATAGCAAGGGGGTAGATGCCATGGATGGCAGCGAAGCCGCATTGGCGGCAGGGCAGCAACTGGTGCGAGATTATCATGCCAGTGTGGTTATTTCCGGTGAAACCGACATCATTCTCGGTGAAAACCGCGAAATCAGGCTGAACAACGGCCATGCCATGATGCCCTTTGTCACCGGCATGGGCTGCACCCTGTCGGCTCTGACCGGCGCCTTTGCCGCCGTGGGCGAGACGTCTGGCGTGGCTGCCGCAGCGGTGGTGGGCGTGGCCGGCGAGGTGGCCGCTGAACTTTCACCGGGGCCGGGCAGCCTGCAGCTGAACCTGCTCGATGCGCTGTACCGGCTGGATACCGAGGCCCTGAATCATCGTCTGAAAGTAAAGGTCACCGCGCCATGA
- a CDS encoding TM2 domain-containing protein, translating into MNNTHSKVIGYILWIFGFMGAHRFYYGRPVSGTIYFFTLGLFFIGWIVDLFLIPSMDRDADQRYATGPKDYSITWILMTFLGFFGLHRLYLGKWVTAIIWFLTGGLFLLGYLYDYCTLNTQIDEVNRRSRRFG; encoded by the coding sequence ATGAACAACACGCACAGCAAGGTGATCGGCTACATACTGTGGATCTTCGGGTTCATGGGCGCCCACCGTTTTTACTATGGCCGCCCCGTCAGCGGCACCATCTACTTCTTTACTCTTGGACTGTTCTTTATCGGCTGGATTGTGGATCTGTTTCTTATTCCGTCCATGGACAGGGATGCCGACCAACGCTACGCCACCGGCCCCAAGGATTACAGCATCACCTGGATACTGATGACCTTTCTCGGTTTCTTCGGCCTGCACCGGCTCTATCTGGGCAAGTGGGTCACCGCCATTATCTGGTTCCTCACCGGCGGCCTGTTCCTGCTCGGCTACCTCTACGACTACTGCACCCTTAACACCCAGATCGACGAGGTCAACCGCCGTTCCCGGCGCTTTGGCTGA
- a CDS encoding IS110 family transposase → MNITLIGLDLAKNVIQICGVNQAGKAVFNRKVTRHKVLELLSQYPQVPIAMEACSGSNYWGRALQQRGHQVMLLPPQHVKPFVKGNKNDRNDAFAICEAARRPNMTFVPPRTLEQTDISLVHRLRERRIGERTRLINQLRGLLNEYGIVLAGGKEALRQAMPLLLEDASNELTPRARAYCRDILEEWQQLDEAIRCLDKDIEQQCRDNEACARLTDIRGVGAVTATAMVAFVGNGSQYRNARHFSANLGLVPKEHSSGGKQKLGSITKRGNGYLRKLLIQGAWSIIRHLNKASDRLSQWVKQLVERRGKQRAAVATANKLARIIWVMLFRQEHYRAA, encoded by the coding sequence ATGAACATTACGCTCATTGGTCTCGATTTGGCAAAGAATGTGATTCAGATTTGTGGTGTTAATCAAGCTGGCAAGGCGGTGTTCAACCGCAAGGTGACCCGGCATAAGGTATTGGAGCTGCTTAGTCAGTACCCTCAGGTACCCATTGCGATGGAAGCCTGCAGTGGCTCCAATTACTGGGGCCGAGCCCTGCAGCAGCGGGGACATCAGGTGATGTTGCTGCCGCCCCAGCACGTGAAACCCTTCGTCAAGGGGAACAAGAACGACCGTAATGATGCCTTTGCTATCTGTGAGGCGGCACGCCGCCCCAACATGACGTTTGTACCGCCGCGTACGCTGGAGCAGACCGACATCAGCCTGGTACACCGGCTGCGAGAGCGCCGCATCGGCGAGCGAACCCGGTTGATTAACCAGTTACGGGGACTGCTGAATGAGTACGGCATCGTTCTGGCTGGGGGTAAAGAGGCGTTAAGGCAGGCCATGCCCTTGCTGCTGGAAGATGCCAGTAACGAGCTGACGCCACGGGCTCGGGCCTATTGTCGTGACATCCTGGAAGAATGGCAGCAACTGGATGAGGCTATTCGGTGCCTGGATAAAGACATCGAACAGCAATGTCGCGATAACGAGGCCTGCGCCCGACTCACTGACATTCGAGGTGTAGGCGCGGTGACCGCGACCGCCATGGTCGCCTTTGTCGGCAACGGCAGTCAGTACCGCAATGCCCGGCACTTTTCTGCCAACCTGGGGCTGGTACCGAAAGAGCATTCCAGTGGCGGCAAGCAAAAGCTGGGCAGTATCACCAAGCGTGGTAATGGGTACTTGCGCAAGCTGTTGATACAAGGTGCCTGGTCGATTATCCGGCACCTGAACAAGGCCTCAGACCGGTTATCGCAGTGGGTCAAACAGCTGGTCGAACGCAGAGGCAAGCAGCGAGCTGCGGTGGCCACTGCCAACAAGCTGGCACGGATTATCTGGGTCATGCTGTTCCGGCAGGAGCACTATCGGGCAGCCTGA
- the thiH gene encoding 2-iminoacetate synthase ThiH: MSFFDVWSSMDWDDVKMSIYGKQPRDVERALAKPKRDLNDFMALISPAAEPYLERMAQESYRLTRQRFGNTVGFYIPLYLSNLCANDCTYCGFSMSNRLKRKTLSAEEIEQECLAIKAMGFDTVLLVTGEHEGKVGLDYFKQMLPIIKRHFSYVMMEVQPLSQEEYAELRQYGLDSVMVYQETYQHLTYDEHHIRGKKKDFRWRLETPDRLGKAGIDKIGLGALFGLEDWRADSFYVASHLRYLQKHYWKTRYSVSFPRLRPCTGGLQPKSIMTDRQLVQLICAYRLLDGELELSLSTREAQEFRDKVIPLGVTSISAGSKTQPGGYVENVKEELEQFEIDDDRSPAEVAKAIVASGLQPVWKDWDNSYSASR, encoded by the coding sequence ATGAGTTTCTTCGATGTCTGGTCATCCATGGACTGGGATGACGTCAAGATGAGCATTTACGGCAAGCAGCCCAGGGACGTGGAGCGGGCGCTGGCCAAACCCAAGCGGGATCTGAACGACTTCATGGCGCTGATCTCGCCGGCGGCCGAGCCCTATCTGGAGCGCATGGCCCAGGAGTCGTACCGGCTGACCCGCCAGCGTTTCGGCAATACCGTGGGATTTTACATTCCGCTGTATCTGTCCAACCTGTGCGCCAACGACTGCACCTATTGCGGTTTCTCCATGAGCAACCGGCTCAAGCGCAAGACCCTGAGCGCCGAGGAAATCGAACAGGAATGCCTGGCCATCAAGGCCATGGGCTTCGACACCGTGCTGCTGGTGACCGGCGAGCACGAGGGCAAGGTGGGGCTGGACTACTTCAAGCAAATGCTGCCCATCATCAAGCGCCACTTCAGCTATGTGATGATGGAAGTGCAGCCGCTGTCTCAGGAAGAGTACGCCGAGCTGCGCCAGTACGGCCTCGACAGCGTCATGGTGTATCAGGAAACCTACCAGCACCTGACCTATGACGAGCACCATATTCGCGGCAAGAAGAAGGATTTTCGCTGGCGCCTGGAAACCCCGGATCGCCTGGGCAAGGCCGGCATCGACAAGATTGGCCTGGGCGCCCTGTTCGGGCTGGAAGACTGGCGGGCCGACAGCTTCTATGTGGCCTCGCACCTGCGCTACCTGCAGAAGCACTACTGGAAGACCCGTTATTCGGTGTCCTTCCCGCGCCTGCGGCCCTGCACCGGCGGCCTGCAGCCCAAGTCGATCATGACCGATCGCCAGCTGGTGCAGCTGATCTGCGCCTACCGCCTGCTCGACGGCGAGCTGGAACTGAGCCTGTCGACCCGGGAAGCCCAGGAGTTCCGCGACAAGGTGATTCCCCTCGGCGTTACCAGCATCAGTGCCGGCTCCAAGACCCAGCCCGGCGGCTATGTGGAAAACGTCAAAGAAGAGCTGGAACAGTTCGAGATCGACGACGATCGCAGCCCGGCAGAGGTGGCCAAGGCCATCGTCGCCAGCGGTTTGCAGCCGGTGTGGAAGGACTGGGACAACAGTTACTCTGCCAGCCGGTAA
- a CDS encoding thiazole synthase, whose product MSLTIADKTFESRLFTGTGKFANGRLMQDALAASGSQLVTMALKRVDLNNHSDDILPPLLELGVNLLPNTSGAKDADEALFAARLAREALGTNWLKLEIHPDPKYLLPDPIETLKAAERLVKEGFVVLPYCGADPVLCKRLEEVGCAAVMPLGAPIGSNKGLVTHDFLEIIIEQSNVPVVVDAGIGAPSHAAYAMELGADAVLVNTAIAVAGDPVAMGDAFRRAVIAGRMGYEAGLAGQSRVAQASSPLTAFLETL is encoded by the coding sequence ATGAGTCTGACTATTGCCGATAAAACCTTTGAATCCCGCCTGTTTACCGGCACCGGCAAGTTTGCCAACGGCCGCCTGATGCAGGACGCCCTGGCCGCGTCCGGTTCGCAACTGGTGACCATGGCGCTGAAGCGGGTGGACCTGAACAACCACAGCGACGACATTCTGCCGCCGCTGCTGGAACTGGGTGTGAACCTGCTGCCCAACACCTCGGGCGCCAAGGATGCCGACGAGGCGCTGTTCGCGGCCCGTCTGGCCCGGGAAGCCCTGGGTACTAACTGGCTGAAGCTGGAAATCCACCCGGACCCCAAGTACCTGCTGCCCGATCCCATCGAGACCCTGAAGGCCGCCGAGCGGCTGGTGAAGGAAGGTTTTGTGGTGCTTCCCTATTGCGGCGCCGATCCCGTGCTGTGCAAGCGACTGGAAGAAGTCGGCTGTGCCGCCGTCATGCCCCTGGGCGCACCCATCGGCTCCAACAAGGGCCTGGTGACCCATGACTTCCTCGAAATCATCATCGAGCAGTCCAATGTACCCGTGGTGGTGGACGCCGGCATCGGCGCGCCCAGCCACGCCGCCTACGCCATGGAGCTGGGCGCCGACGCCGTGCTGGTGAACACCGCCATCGCCGTGGCCGGTGATCCCGTGGCCATGGGCGACGCCTTCCGCCGGGCGGTGATCGCCGGTCGCATGGGCTACGAAGCCGGCCTGGCCGGCCAGAGCCGGGTGGCGCAGGCGTCCAGCCCGCTGACCGCCTTCCTGGAGACCTTATGA
- the thiS gene encoding sulfur carrier protein ThiS, which produces MHIILNDEQHSLTEGTTLAQLLAELEQDKPGVAVALNREVVARSLWAERQLAHNDNITLFHAIAGG; this is translated from the coding sequence ATGCACATAATTCTGAATGACGAACAACATTCCCTGACCGAGGGGACCACTCTGGCTCAGCTGCTGGCCGAGCTGGAGCAGGACAAGCCCGGTGTGGCGGTGGCGCTGAACCGCGAGGTGGTGGCGCGCAGCCTGTGGGCCGAGCGTCAGCTCGCGCACAACGACAACATCACCCTGTTCCACGCCATTGCCGGAGGCTGA
- a CDS encoding molybdopterin-synthase adenylyltransferase MoeB, producing the protein MLSDSEFIRYSRHLLLEEVGEEGQLKLKNASVLIVGLGGLGSPASQYLAAAGVGTLWLADFDQVDVSNLQRQTLYDVDSVKRPKAEVAREKLQALNPEVELIAVNQKMDGQSLTDFVAEADLVLDCTDNIGVRQALNAACYAQGKPLLVGAAIRFEGQLLALDPAREHGCYRCLYGPDIEERLTCSNSGVIGPVVGTIGLLQALEAIKYLTGTGTVPWGELKLFDAKVHRWHGLKVPKDPACPVCGIKGSED; encoded by the coding sequence ATGCTCAGTGACAGCGAATTCATCCGTTACAGCCGGCATCTGCTGCTGGAAGAAGTGGGCGAGGAAGGCCAGCTCAAGCTGAAAAACGCCTCCGTGCTGATCGTCGGCCTGGGCGGCCTGGGCTCGCCCGCCTCCCAGTATCTGGCGGCGGCCGGGGTCGGCACCCTGTGGCTGGCCGACTTCGACCAGGTCGACGTCAGCAACCTGCAACGCCAGACCCTGTACGACGTCGACAGCGTCAAGCGGCCCAAGGCCGAGGTGGCCCGGGAGAAGCTGCAGGCGCTGAACCCGGAAGTCGAGCTGATCGCGGTCAACCAGAAGATGGACGGCCAGAGTCTGACCGACTTCGTGGCCGAGGCGGATCTGGTGCTGGACTGTACCGACAACATCGGGGTTCGGCAGGCGCTGAACGCCGCCTGTTACGCTCAGGGCAAACCCCTGCTGGTGGGTGCGGCCATTCGTTTTGAAGGCCAGCTGCTGGCGCTGGATCCGGCCCGGGAACACGGATGTTATCGCTGTCTCTACGGCCCCGACATCGAGGAGCGGCTGACCTGCAGCAACTCGGGTGTCATCGGCCCCGTGGTGGGCACCATAGGCCTGCTGCAGGCGCTCGAGGCCATCAAGTATTTAACCGGCACCGGTACCGTGCCCTGGGGTGAGCTCAAGCTGTTTGACGCCAAGGTGCACCGCTGGCACGGCCTCAAGGTGCCGAAAGACCCGGCCTGTCCGGTATGTGGAATCAAGGGGAGTGAGGACTGA